A window of the Helianthus annuus cultivar XRQ/B chromosome 4, HanXRQr2.0-SUNRISE, whole genome shotgun sequence genome harbors these coding sequences:
- the LOC110933433 gene encoding uncharacterized protein LOC110933433: MKSSIDGVWKSIVNSGSVSQNLVVNVKERMIVKVGLGNKTLFWLDNWVGNRPLRDIFPSLFTLESDKRCTVQQRYRTSQGSTEWFWGSSTPLTREEHLTDWAACKTLLCTAGLGQESDYWLWKSGPTCEEFTVCNLRAELDHINVIPEAKLLTWSHWIPKKVNCFLWRVVQDRIPTREALLTRRVSLPSSTCALCNDTIQSVDHLLVTCDFAQHVWCLIFQWLNITIPRYTLSVVQLLELIKAHKTNKATKRAIETVMAAACWNIWRTRNNLIFNHKAPQIAKIISDIKANSFSWVKSRAGYSNMDWAKWKGFKLTKFKKHFGTLRSIETENGSTGHAKQQNQNNRF; this comes from the exons ATGAAGAGCTCAATTGACGGGGTTTGGAAATCCATTGTCAACTCGGGGAGTGTATCGCAAAATCTGGTCGTAAATGTCAAAGAAAGGATGATAGTGAAAGTCGGTTTGGGTAACAAAACACTGTTCTGGCTGGACAATTGGGTGGGTAACAGGCCTTTACGTGACATCTTTCCTAGCCTGTTCACACTTGAATCCGATAAAAGATGTACAGTCCAGCAGCGGTACAGAACTTCTCAAGGCTCGACAGAATGGTTTTGGGGTAGCTCCACACCTCTCACCCGGGAGGAACATCTCACGGACTGGGCTGCATGTAAAACCCTGCTATGCACAGCTGGCCTCGGGCAAGAATCGGACTACTGGCTGTGGAAATCGGGCCCAACCTGTGAGGAGTTCACTGTCTGCAACCTGCGGGCAGAATTGGATCATATAAACGTTATCCCTGAAGCAAAACTATTAACCTGGTCACACTGGATCCCGAAAAAGGTAAACTGTTTCCTATGGCGGGTTGTACAAGATCGAATCCCGACAAGAGAAGCATTGCTAACGAGGAGAGTATCGCTGCCATCCTCCACGTGTGCCCTATGCAACGATACGATTCAATCGGTAGACCACCTACTCGTCACTTGCGATTTCGCTCAACACGTATGGTGCCTGATCTTCCAGTGGCTAAACATAACCATCCCGCGCTACACTCTGAGTGTCGTACAATTACTGGaacttatcaaagcacacaaaaCAAACAAGGCAACAAAAAGGGCGATCGAAACAGTCATGGCTGCAGCATGTTGGAACATCTGGCGAACAAGAAATAATCTTATCTTCAATCATAAAGCTCCCCAGATTGCTAAGATAATAAGTGACATCAAGGCAAACTCGTTCTCTTGGGTGAAATCTCGGGCTGGATATTCTAACATGGATTGGGCGAAATGGAAGGGCTTCAA GTTAACGAAGTTTAAGAAGCATTTCGGAACTTTACGGAGCATCGAGACGGAAAACGGATCAACCGGACATGCAAAACAACAAAATCAGAATAACAGGTTTTAG